In Alkalihalobacillus sp. TS-13, the following are encoded in one genomic region:
- a CDS encoding BglG family transcription antiterminator: MYITARERKILDVLLRTKNEVPIKEIADQIGVSSRTIHRDLKELERILQPHGISIDKKAGSGLKLKASVSERNSLLSVIHQQVQTDYTPEERQTLILSRLLEAREPVKLFSLADELGVTIATISHDLDKIENSLESFHLSLVRRRGYGVEIQGDETHIREAIGQLILQHTDEMNLLSILREKVAKPTPSSVNTLSEQLLDLINKEKLKVIEQSVEAIRHSLQNQLVDSEYIGLVIHLSLAMERIQQGETISMPPEQLEKLKSTKEFAVAEKLIEKLEDVFDITIPEAETGYITTHLLGAKVRNGEDFSEEADLVLAFKVKQLIELVSERIRIDFHQSDHLLNDLVSHLKPSIYRLQENKEIKNPLTDQIERDYQDLFQIVEESAHEVFPYHFPKTETAFLVMHFASALLNMEGYKGLKVLVVCSSGIGTSKILAAKLTRQFKEIEEIEHRSLFELDELDTTQYDLIVSTIALSEIDQYIQVNPMLPTSDVHKIDHLLRKKRISDSIKVNSLNQVNRPLSDKSMKEIRGSVETIHKYAEVVDQLLNTMKVTHHDTGTYEEILKKTCLCFETEGYIGDGQSVMESLLKREKLGGLGITGTNLALFHARHRQIRQPIFTVQILPEPITIQGMDQTPMEIHTILLMLAPVDIHREGLGVLSFLSSLIVESSECVEILQSKNAEKIDRYVANQLHRFLEGKLSKRGNE, from the coding sequence ATGTATATTACAGCAAGGGAACGAAAGATATTGGATGTTTTGTTGCGGACCAAGAATGAAGTTCCAATAAAGGAGATTGCCGATCAGATAGGCGTCAGTTCAAGAACCATCCACAGGGATCTTAAAGAATTAGAACGTATATTGCAGCCGCATGGAATCTCAATTGATAAAAAAGCCGGAAGCGGGTTGAAATTGAAAGCTTCTGTAAGTGAACGAAATTCTCTCTTATCTGTTATCCATCAACAAGTACAAACAGATTATACACCTGAGGAGAGGCAGACTTTGATTCTTTCAAGATTATTGGAAGCCCGTGAGCCTGTGAAATTATTCTCTCTTGCTGATGAATTGGGTGTGACGATTGCGACGATCAGTCATGATTTAGACAAAATTGAAAATTCGTTGGAAAGTTTTCATTTATCTTTGGTTCGCAGACGTGGATATGGCGTCGAAATACAAGGGGATGAAACACATATCAGGGAAGCGATAGGCCAATTGATCCTCCAGCATACGGATGAGATGAACCTTTTATCCATTTTACGCGAAAAGGTAGCAAAGCCGACTCCCTCTTCTGTCAACACACTGTCCGAACAGCTATTGGACCTTATCAATAAAGAAAAGTTGAAGGTCATTGAACAGAGTGTCGAGGCCATCCGTCATTCCTTACAAAATCAATTAGTGGATAGTGAATATATTGGTTTAGTCATCCACCTTTCATTGGCAATGGAACGAATCCAACAAGGAGAGACGATCAGTATGCCGCCTGAACAGCTGGAAAAACTCAAGTCTACAAAAGAGTTTGCTGTTGCAGAAAAGTTGATCGAGAAGTTGGAGGATGTTTTTGATATCACGATTCCCGAGGCAGAAACGGGGTATATCACGACCCATCTGTTAGGAGCGAAAGTTCGTAATGGGGAGGATTTTTCAGAAGAAGCTGATTTGGTGTTAGCCTTCAAAGTAAAACAGCTGATCGAGCTTGTTTCCGAGCGAATCAGAATAGACTTCCATCAGTCCGATCACCTTCTGAATGATCTGGTCAGCCATTTGAAGCCAAGTATATACCGGCTTCAGGAAAACAAGGAGATAAAGAATCCGTTAACAGACCAAATTGAACGTGATTACCAAGATCTTTTTCAAATTGTAGAAGAATCAGCTCATGAGGTTTTTCCATATCATTTTCCAAAGACAGAAACAGCATTCCTTGTCATGCATTTCGCCTCTGCTCTTTTGAATATGGAAGGCTACAAGGGACTTAAAGTATTAGTCGTATGTTCAAGCGGGATCGGTACTTCAAAAATATTAGCGGCAAAATTAACCCGACAATTCAAAGAAATTGAAGAAATCGAGCATCGCTCTTTATTCGAGCTGGATGAGTTGGATACTACCCAATACGATTTGATTGTTTCAACGATTGCTTTATCCGAAATTGACCAGTACATTCAGGTCAATCCGATGCTTCCTACTTCAGATGTTCATAAAATAGACCACCTACTGCGGAAAAAGCGGATTTCTGATTCGATCAAAGTAAATTCTCTCAATCAAGTAAACAGGCCATTGTCCGATAAATCAATGAAGGAAATCCGTGGTTCTGTTGAAACAATCCATAAATATGCCGAAGTTGTCGATCAATTGTTGAACACCATGAAGGTTACCCATCATGATACAGGGACCTATGAAGAAATCTTGAAGAAAACGTGTCTGTGTTTTGAAACGGAAGGATATATCGGTGATGGTCAATCTGTCATGGAGTCTCTCTTGAAACGTGAAAAACTAGGCGGTCTTGGTATCACTGGGACGAATCTTGCTCTATTTCACGCGAGGCATAGACAGATCAGACAACCGATCTTTACGGTTCAAATACTGCCTGAGCCCATCACCATTCAAGGGATGGATCAGACCCCTATGGAGATCCATACGATCTTACTCATGCTTGCACCAGTAGATATCCATAGGGAAGGACTGGGAGTATTAAGTTTTCTTAGTTCATTGATTGTAGAGAGTTCAGAATGTGTCGAGATCCTTCAATCAAAAAATGCCGAAAAAATTGATCGTTATGTAGCCAATCAGCTGCATCGGTTTTTAGAAGGAAAATTATCAAAAAGGGGAAATGAATAA
- a CDS encoding S41 family peptidase has protein sequence MNVKGKVVALLVAGSLAVGAGGTYAGMTLFSDDESPSLLEKAVENGKDRKIGSSGSAEDFEKIEKTYELISEKYVDDVDQEKLLEGAIQGMVNTLDDPYSVYMDAKTAEQFNDTLESSFEGIGAEVTMMDGYVTVVAPFEDSPAEKAGLKPHDQIISIDGKSTKGLDLYDAVLKIRGKKGTTVKLEIKRAGVSDPLSIDVKRDEIPIETVYSDVIENEGKKIGHIKITSFSEDTASDFEKQLKELEGKGIDGLVIDVRGNPGGFLNAVQDIAQLFITKDDPIVQIEARNGEKQRFFSDTSKKKDYPIVGLIDKGSASASEILAAALKEAGGYEVVGEKTFGKGTVQQAVEMEDGSSLKLTMFKWLTPDGNWIHKKGVEPTVKEEQPAFYRANPITIEKPLSYDMTGEQVKNVQTILKGLGFNPGRDDGYYDNKTETAVRAFQNANKVKATGKVDEETASLMEQKLLEKIDSGKNDQQLQTAIEVLFGK, from the coding sequence ATGAATGTGAAAGGTAAAGTGGTTGCATTATTGGTGGCGGGCTCACTTGCTGTCGGAGCTGGTGGTACATATGCCGGAATGACGTTGTTCTCTGATGATGAGAGTCCTTCCCTTTTAGAAAAAGCAGTTGAAAATGGTAAAGATCGTAAAATAGGAAGTTCTGGATCAGCTGAAGATTTCGAGAAGATTGAAAAGACGTATGAACTGATTTCTGAAAAATATGTAGATGATGTCGATCAGGAAAAGCTTCTGGAAGGTGCGATCCAGGGGATGGTCAATACGCTTGACGATCCATACTCCGTTTATATGGATGCAAAAACAGCTGAGCAATTCAACGACACGCTCGAGTCTTCTTTTGAAGGAATCGGTGCAGAAGTTACCATGATGGATGGCTACGTAACGGTCGTTGCTCCTTTCGAAGATTCACCGGCTGAAAAAGCAGGTTTAAAACCGCATGATCAGATCATTTCCATTGACGGGAAAAGTACAAAAGGGCTTGATCTATACGATGCAGTATTGAAGATCCGCGGTAAAAAAGGAACAACCGTAAAGCTTGAGATCAAACGTGCAGGCGTCAGCGATCCATTGTCGATCGATGTGAAACGTGACGAAATTCCGATTGAAACAGTGTACTCCGATGTCATCGAAAATGAGGGCAAGAAAATCGGCCATATTAAGATCACATCGTTCTCTGAAGACACTGCTTCCGATTTTGAAAAGCAGCTGAAAGAGCTTGAAGGTAAAGGGATCGACGGCCTCGTTATCGACGTTCGTGGTAATCCGGGTGGGTTCTTGAATGCTGTACAGGATATCGCACAGTTGTTCATCACGAAGGATGATCCGATTGTCCAAATTGAAGCACGAAACGGCGAGAAGCAACGGTTCTTCTCTGACACGAGCAAGAAAAAAGATTACCCGATTGTCGGTTTGATCGACAAGGGAAGTGCATCTGCATCTGAGATTTTAGCAGCAGCCTTGAAAGAAGCTGGCGGATACGAAGTTGTCGGGGAAAAAACGTTCGGTAAAGGAACAGTGCAACAAGCGGTTGAAATGGAAGATGGCAGCAGTCTTAAACTGACGATGTTCAAATGGTTGACGCCGGATGGCAACTGGATCCATAAGAAAGGTGTCGAGCCGACGGTAAAAGAAGAGCAGCCAGCTTTTTACCGTGCAAACCCGATTACGATTGAAAAACCGTTGTCCTACGACATGACGGGTGAACAGGTGAAAAATGTCCAGACGATCTTGAAAGGATTGGGATTCAATCCTGGACGGGATGATGGATATTACGATAATAAAACAGAAACAGCGGTACGCGCATTTCAGAACGCTAATAAAGTGAAGGCGACTGGAAAAGTGGACGAAGAGACCGCTTCGCTCATGGAACAGAAGCTGCTTGAAAAGATCGACAGCGGAAAGAATGATCAGCAGCTGCAGACGGCAATCGAAGTTTTATTCGGAAAGTAA
- a CDS encoding LCP family protein, translated as MESRFDRRKKKRKWLRYTIITFLVLMLLPISYTAYLYTKASDITENAQVSLDRGEKSDKREETIDPEKDNFSILFVGIDSRDGEAKGSLSDALMVATFNKTDDTVTLLSIPRDSYVDIPGHGMDKINHAHLVGGLELTVKTTEELLDIPLDYVVRGNFQAFKTAIDELGGVEIDIEDQYVVDQIAKETHGKVVLDTGKQQLDGEEALAYARTRKADSDLMRGERQMQIIQSSIGKMKSFSSVSKYDGLLESLEGNLSLNLSFNEVLSYVPYMTKVKEVDKLQLSGYDYQPGSTYYLQLDEQQLEEIRSQLKKELELEKGENKQFSS; from the coding sequence ATGGAATCAAGATTTGACAGACGGAAGAAGAAACGGAAATGGCTCAGGTATACGATTATCACCTTCCTTGTATTGATGCTCTTGCCCATCTCCTATACGGCTTACCTCTATACAAAAGCCTCGGATATTACGGAAAATGCACAGGTTTCCTTAGACAGGGGAGAAAAATCGGATAAAAGGGAAGAAACGATCGACCCGGAAAAAGATAACTTCTCAATTCTGTTTGTTGGTATAGACAGCAGGGATGGAGAAGCTAAGGGAAGCCTTTCAGATGCTTTAATGGTCGCAACTTTCAACAAAACCGACGATACGGTGACATTGTTAAGCATCCCTAGAGATTCGTATGTGGATATTCCGGGGCATGGGATGGATAAAATCAACCATGCTCATCTAGTAGGTGGATTGGAATTGACCGTCAAGACGACTGAAGAACTGCTTGATATCCCGTTGGATTATGTCGTACGTGGCAACTTTCAAGCCTTTAAGACAGCGATTGATGAGTTAGGCGGTGTTGAAATCGATATAGAAGATCAATATGTGGTTGATCAGATAGCGAAAGAAACACATGGAAAAGTGGTATTGGATACAGGAAAGCAGCAGTTGGACGGTGAAGAAGCTTTGGCCTATGCACGAACTCGTAAAGCGGATTCTGACTTGATGAGGGGTGAAAGGCAAATGCAGATCATCCAATCAAGCATTGGAAAAATGAAATCTTTTTCCTCTGTATCTAAGTATGATGGACTGCTAGAGAGCCTTGAAGGCAACCTCTCTTTGAACCTTTCCTTCAACGAAGTCCTTTCTTATGTTCCATATATGACGAAAGTGAAAGAGGTTGATAAACTCCAATTGTCAGGGTACGATTACCAACCGGGCTCAACTTATTATCTGCAGCTTGATGAGCAACAATTGGAAGAAATCCGATCTCAACTGAAAAAGGAATTGGAGTTGGAAAAAGGAGAGAATAAGCAGTTTTCGAGCTGA
- a CDS encoding PTS mannitol transporter subunit IICB: protein MVENKQQSGIRAKIQRFGSFLSGMIMPNIAAFIAWGIITALFIETGWLPNESLAELVGPMITYLLPLLIGFSGGRIVYDLRGGVVGATATMGVIVGADIPMFLGAMIMGPLGGYAIKQVDKLFENRIRSGFEMLVNNFSAGITGAILTIIAYLGIGPVVSGITKALGTGVEAMINAGLLPLVNLFIEPAKILFLNNAINHGILSPLAVDQAQQVGKSILFLLETNPGPGLGVLIAFMVFGKGISKQTAPGAAVIHFLGGIHEIYFPYILSKPTLILAVIAGGVSGTATFAAFGAGLTSTPSPGSIFALLALTPKGNFAGVVLGVLVATLVSFIVASVILKTSKQDEKGLTEATTRMETMKGKKSQVSDQLVSKKDEEEETNTEEPVNRDTSEVPSVNQENIDKIIFACDAGMGSSAMGSSLLKNKFKKAGIEIDVTNMAINDLPSDVDIVITHKDLTERAIQKVPGAHHISVDNFLNSPKYDELVEELKKD, encoded by the coding sequence ATGGTTGAAAATAAACAGCAATCTGGCATAAGAGCGAAAATCCAACGATTTGGCAGCTTCTTAAGCGGAATGATCATGCCGAACATAGCAGCCTTCATCGCTTGGGGGATCATAACGGCCCTATTCATCGAAACAGGCTGGTTGCCGAACGAAAGCCTTGCGGAACTAGTGGGACCGATGATCACTTATTTGCTTCCATTATTGATCGGATTCAGTGGTGGACGTATTGTCTATGATTTACGCGGTGGTGTCGTCGGGGCGACTGCGACGATGGGTGTCATTGTCGGTGCTGACATACCTATGTTCCTAGGTGCAATGATTATGGGGCCGCTTGGTGGTTATGCAATCAAACAGGTCGACAAATTGTTTGAAAACCGTATACGTTCTGGTTTCGAAATGCTTGTCAACAATTTCTCGGCTGGTATTACTGGTGCGATTTTGACCATCATCGCCTATCTCGGAATCGGTCCAGTGGTAAGTGGAATCACAAAAGCACTTGGAACCGGTGTTGAAGCGATGATCAACGCTGGGCTATTGCCATTGGTCAACCTATTCATCGAACCAGCCAAAATACTGTTTTTAAATAACGCCATCAACCATGGAATCTTAAGTCCACTTGCAGTCGATCAGGCACAGCAAGTCGGTAAGTCGATCTTATTCTTGCTTGAAACAAACCCAGGACCAGGGTTAGGAGTGCTGATCGCTTTCATGGTCTTTGGTAAAGGGATATCCAAACAAACGGCTCCTGGTGCCGCAGTCATCCACTTCCTTGGTGGAATTCATGAAATCTATTTTCCTTACATCCTATCAAAGCCGACATTGATCCTTGCTGTCATAGCTGGAGGCGTAAGTGGAACAGCAACATTTGCAGCTTTTGGGGCAGGTCTTACGTCAACTCCTTCTCCGGGTAGTATATTCGCGCTGTTAGCTTTGACACCGAAAGGGAACTTTGCTGGCGTCGTTTTAGGTGTTCTGGTTGCCACATTAGTATCTTTCATCGTTGCTTCAGTTATTTTAAAAACGAGTAAGCAGGACGAAAAAGGCCTGACAGAGGCGACTACACGGATGGAAACAATGAAAGGGAAGAAGAGCCAGGTTTCTGATCAATTGGTTTCCAAGAAGGATGAAGAAGAAGAGACCAATACAGAGGAGCCTGTTAATCGGGATACAAGTGAAGTGCCAAGTGTCAATCAGGAAAATATCGATAAAATCATCTTTGCTTGCGATGCTGGAATGGGATCCAGCGCCATGGGATCATCATTATTGAAAAACAAATTCAAGAAGGCAGGCATTGAGATCGATGTGACCAATATGGCGATCAATGATCTACCTTCAGATGTGGATATTGTCATCACCCATAAGGATCTGACAGAACGGGCGATCCAAAAGGTTCCTGGTGCACATCATATCTCTGTCGATAATTTCTTGAACAGCCCTAAGTACGATGAGTTAGTTGAAGAATTGAAAAAAGATTGA
- a CDS encoding cation diffusion facilitator family transporter → MGFIALLKKGNKSSGIAAAGNAFLTVIKGIAAFVSGSGTMLATTLHSAADATNQGFVFIGSALAEKEPTKRFPAGFGRVVNLFVLVAVVVVSIMAYETVLKGWELIQHPKPSTNIWLNIGILAVAVIIDGFVLIKAMKEILKETRVEVTEGGLISTALKNVSLAAPPTRLVFYEDIIATFGALLALVAVVLSHFTGFFLLDGIGTLLIGLLLIGIALKIGYENTIGLIGVAAPKTVEDRIASLILSQSDVVDINKMRILQEGRKYHVESYIELKKGFSLGEADDIKFRVRDQVLADPDVDDVTLGIIESDDKQSWEITSQDKK, encoded by the coding sequence ATGGGATTTATCGCTTTATTGAAAAAAGGTAACAAATCATCGGGGATTGCTGCAGCCGGGAATGCTTTTCTGACAGTTATCAAAGGAATCGCTGCTTTTGTCAGTGGAAGCGGCACAATGTTGGCCACAACGCTCCATTCAGCTGCTGATGCGACCAATCAAGGGTTCGTTTTCATAGGAAGCGCATTAGCTGAAAAAGAACCGACAAAACGTTTTCCTGCAGGGTTCGGGAGAGTGGTTAACCTGTTTGTCCTGGTTGCTGTAGTGGTCGTTTCAATCATGGCATATGAAACAGTCCTGAAGGGTTGGGAGCTGATCCAGCATCCTAAGCCTTCTACGAATATATGGCTGAATATCGGAATTTTGGCTGTCGCTGTCATCATTGACGGTTTTGTCTTGATCAAAGCGATGAAAGAAATTCTCAAAGAAACAAGGGTTGAAGTAACTGAGGGTGGTCTCATCTCAACGGCTCTGAAGAATGTCTCTTTGGCAGCACCGCCAACAAGACTGGTTTTTTACGAAGATATCATTGCAACGTTCGGCGCGTTGCTTGCGCTGGTAGCCGTGGTGCTTTCTCATTTTACAGGGTTCTTTTTGTTGGATGGTATAGGGACACTACTAATCGGTCTCTTATTAATCGGCATTGCTTTAAAAATCGGTTATGAGAACACAATCGGTCTGATTGGTGTGGCCGCTCCGAAAACAGTAGAGGATCGGATTGCTAGTCTGATCCTGTCACAATCGGATGTGGTCGATATTAATAAAATGCGGATTTTACAAGAGGGCAGAAAATATCACGTAGAAAGCTACATTGAACTAAAGAAAGGATTCTCGTTAGGTGAAGCTGACGATATCAAGTTCCGTGTAAGGGATCAGGTTCTTGCTGACCCCGATGTGGATGATGTGACACTCGGGATCATTGAATCGGACGATAAACAAAGCTGGGAGATAACCTCTCAAGATAAAAAGTAA
- a CDS encoding mannitol-1-phosphate 5-dehydrogenase → MLAIHFGAGNIGRGFIGALLEDSGFHTVFVDVNAELIDELNSRGSYTIELVGSNETIEVNGLSGLNSMKDPEAVIDSIAEADLVTTAVGPNILPIISELLAKGLQKRLAQGSDRPLNVIACENMIGGSTLLKDYVYKKIDQDMKSSLDEMIGFPDAAVDRIVPLQTNKDPLLVKVEPYYEWVVETQEMKGEKPNINGVNFVDDLTPYIERKLFTVNTGHASAAYLGYQKGYKTIKEAMEDNVIQNDVRSALKESGEVLVKKYLFSVEEHQAYIEKIIGRFLNPHISDEVTRVARAPKRKLGAKDRLVAPAVDYLEMFGKDPTSLGKVIAAALTYDHPDDEEALDLQASIREHGFMETFKNVAGLDENSRLLTIVREQLITNEKWI, encoded by the coding sequence ATGTTAGCGATCCATTTCGGTGCAGGTAACATCGGACGCGGATTCATCGGTGCCTTGTTAGAGGATTCAGGTTTCCACACGGTCTTTGTAGATGTAAATGCTGAATTGATCGATGAATTGAACAGTCGGGGCTCTTACACGATCGAACTTGTTGGAAGTAATGAAACCATTGAAGTGAACGGGCTTAGTGGTCTCAATAGTATGAAGGATCCGGAAGCGGTTATTGATTCAATTGCTGAGGCTGACCTCGTTACAACAGCTGTGGGGCCGAACATCCTGCCTATCATATCTGAATTGTTGGCAAAGGGCTTGCAAAAACGGTTGGCTCAGGGCAGTGATAGACCACTGAATGTGATTGCCTGTGAAAATATGATCGGCGGCAGCACCCTTTTGAAAGACTATGTGTACAAAAAGATCGATCAGGATATGAAGTCTTCATTAGACGAGATGATCGGTTTTCCTGATGCGGCTGTCGATCGGATCGTGCCACTCCAAACCAACAAAGACCCATTGCTCGTAAAAGTCGAACCATATTATGAGTGGGTAGTGGAAACGCAAGAAATGAAGGGTGAGAAGCCGAATATAAACGGGGTCAACTTTGTTGATGATTTGACTCCCTATATCGAACGCAAGTTGTTCACTGTGAATACCGGTCATGCTTCTGCAGCCTACTTAGGTTATCAAAAAGGATATAAAACGATAAAAGAAGCTATGGAAGACAACGTAATCCAAAACGATGTTCGTTCCGCTTTAAAAGAATCTGGAGAGGTGTTAGTCAAAAAATATCTCTTCAGTGTTGAAGAACATCAGGCTTATATTGAAAAGATCATCGGCCGTTTCTTAAACCCGCACATTTCTGATGAAGTGACGCGGGTTGCCAGAGCCCCAAAACGTAAGTTGGGAGCTAAAGATCGATTGGTCGCACCTGCTGTCGATTACTTGGAAATGTTCGGGAAAGATCCGACTTCTCTTGGGAAAGTCATCGCGGCGGCTTTAACTTACGATCATCCAGATGATGAAGAAGCGTTGGATCTTCAGGCGTCCATCCGAGAGCATGGATTCATGGAAACTTTCAAAAATGTTGCCGGTTTGGATGAGAACAGCCGCTTGCTTACGATTGTCCGGGAGCAGTTAATTACGAATGAAAAATGGATATAA
- a CDS encoding PTS sugar transporter subunit IIA, with translation MSDTILTTDNIVLDTKLSNKEEAIRFVGGILYDQGYVERGYIDEMLKREEITSTYMGNFVAIPHGTDDAKKAVKETGLSIVTVPDGVDFGDGNTVKLLIGIAGKGNEHLEILSKIAIVCSEEENIDNILQAETAEEVISIFNVVN, from the coding sequence ATGTCTGATACGATTTTAACGACTGATAATATCGTTTTGGATACGAAATTATCGAACAAGGAAGAAGCTATTCGTTTTGTCGGTGGAATCCTTTATGATCAAGGATATGTCGAACGTGGATATATTGATGAAATGTTGAAAAGGGAAGAGATCACATCCACTTATATGGGAAACTTTGTGGCAATACCTCACGGAACAGATGACGCGAAAAAGGCTGTTAAAGAAACAGGTTTAAGTATTGTCACCGTTCCTGATGGAGTTGATTTCGGGGACGGGAATACTGTAAAACTGTTGATCGGAATTGCGGGCAAAGGGAATGAGCACTTGGAAATCCTATCGAAAATCGCGATTGTCTGCTCGGAAGAAGAAAATATCGATAACATTCTTCAAGCTGAAACTGCCGAAGAAGTCATTTCTATTTTTAATGTGGTGAACTGA
- a CDS encoding PDZ domain-containing protein codes for MQDILFNILKAMGWFFLNPLFYVILLLIGFHAVTRVKRERSDFRVRVYDTMDDFVNGIVPGLLIGLIFSVLSVFAGLYLSFGVIAVMSVFYIVLGLTLRKNYFNPVFAGTLTYLAAAYMPPFETGVRIVDGWLVDLQDASLGMIALLVAALLVVEGILIISIGGKNTSPILLRGKRGKGIGAHVISRIWFVPLFVLVPGSVVATSDWFPLLQIGEASVGFALAPFAIGFHHVVSQSMPEPVVKNIGSRFFLLGLILLAGSVLLITFDLEMISIVIVGLAVVGRNALILYYRKLEIKRAPYFSAMNEGLRVLGIIPGSPASKMNVSIGERIIKVNGRKMERVEDFYGAVQSSASFVKLEVLNFSGEVRFVQRSLYENEHHELGLLFAQPEKAKRRKVVG; via the coding sequence ATGCAAGATATACTGTTCAATATACTTAAAGCGATGGGTTGGTTTTTCCTCAATCCTCTTTTTTACGTCATATTATTATTGATTGGATTCCATGCTGTCACCCGTGTGAAACGGGAGCGAAGTGATTTCCGCGTCCGAGTGTATGACACGATGGATGATTTTGTGAACGGGATCGTTCCGGGCCTCTTGATCGGTTTGATTTTCTCAGTACTGAGCGTGTTCGCCGGATTGTATCTATCATTCGGTGTGATCGCCGTCATGTCCGTATTTTACATAGTCCTCGGATTGACGTTGCGTAAAAACTATTTCAATCCGGTGTTTGCTGGTACGTTGACCTATTTAGCAGCTGCTTACATGCCGCCGTTTGAAACAGGCGTAAGGATCGTGGATGGGTGGCTCGTAGATCTGCAGGATGCTTCCCTCGGTATGATCGCGCTTTTGGTTGCTGCATTGCTTGTCGTCGAAGGTATTCTGATCATATCGATCGGCGGGAAAAATACATCGCCGATTCTATTGCGTGGTAAAAGAGGGAAAGGAATCGGTGCCCACGTTATCAGCCGAATCTGGTTTGTCCCGTTGTTCGTCCTCGTGCCCGGATCGGTAGTGGCGACTTCAGATTGGTTCCCGCTGCTCCAGATCGGTGAGGCAAGTGTCGGCTTTGCGCTTGCGCCGTTTGCGATCGGGTTCCATCACGTCGTATCGCAATCAATGCCAGAACCAGTCGTGAAAAATATCGGAAGCCGTTTCTTTTTGCTCGGTCTCATCTTGCTCGCCGGATCGGTGCTGTTGATCACCTTCGATCTGGAAATGATCAGCATTGTCATTGTCGGACTCGCAGTTGTTGGGCGTAATGCATTGATTCTGTACTACCGAAAGCTAGAGATCAAGCGTGCACCATACTTCAGTGCGATGAATGAGGGCTTGCGGGTTCTGGGAATCATTCCTGGCTCACCGGCATCTAAAATGAATGTCTCAATCGGGGAGCGGATCATCAAGGTGAACGGAAGAAAGATGGAGCGGGTTGAGGACTTTTATGGAGCGGTACAGAGCAGCGCGTCCTTTGTAAAACTGGAGGTCCTGAACTTCAGCGGTGAAGTCCGCTTTGTCCAGCGCTCACTTTATGAAAATGAGCACCACGAACTAGGCCTGCTGTTTGCCCAGCCTGAAAAAGCAAAACGCAGAAAAGTAGTAGGCTGA